In Prosthecomicrobium sp. N25, one DNA window encodes the following:
- a CDS encoding lysylphosphatidylglycerol synthase domain-containing protein → MWGTRLLFVAALALGIWLIRRTFAQYGWDQIRDAVAAIPLSRLGLAACFAAASYACLTLFDALAVRYIGHRLPYRRTALASFVSLSLGHSIGFAGLSSGAIRYRFYRRWGLRLSEVAKLVVFCGMTVGLGLAVLAGIALLADPWLAERVTELPPSTSRLVGAACLVVPALYIGVAALRPRPIRLWRWTLEVPRLRIAAAQVAVGTVNFALVAACLHQALAAVGEAPYLGVASVYVLANVATLVTHVPGGLGIIESVVTTLIPSAHVIGAVVVFRLVYFVVPLAIGTILFLILEVRRAAQRRAAERQA, encoded by the coding sequence ATCTGGGGTACGCGGCTCCTCTTCGTCGCCGCGCTGGCACTCGGCATCTGGCTGATCCGGCGCACCTTCGCCCAGTACGGCTGGGACCAGATCCGCGACGCGGTCGCGGCCATCCCGCTAAGCCGGCTCGGGCTGGCAGCCTGCTTCGCCGCGGCGAGCTACGCCTGCCTGACGCTCTTCGATGCGCTGGCGGTGCGCTACATCGGCCACCGGCTGCCCTACCGCCGGACGGCGCTGGCCTCCTTCGTCAGCCTTTCGCTCGGCCATTCGATCGGCTTCGCCGGCCTGTCGAGCGGGGCGATCCGCTACCGCTTCTACCGGCGCTGGGGGCTCCGGCTCTCCGAGGTCGCCAAGCTCGTCGTCTTCTGCGGGATGACGGTCGGTCTCGGGCTCGCGGTCCTGGCGGGCATCGCGCTCCTGGCCGATCCCTGGCTCGCCGAACGGGTCACCGAACTGCCGCCCTCGACGTCGCGCCTCGTCGGTGCGGCCTGCCTCGTCGTGCCGGCGCTCTACATCGGGGTCGCGGCGCTGAGGCCCCGGCCGATTCGGCTCTGGCGCTGGACGCTCGAGGTCCCGCGCCTGCGGATCGCGGCGGCGCAGGTGGCGGTCGGCACGGTCAACTTCGCCCTGGTGGCGGCCTGCCTGCACCAGGCGCTCGCGGCCGTGGGCGAGGCGCCCTACCTGGGCGTCGCCTCCGTGTACGTGCTCGCCAACGTGGCCACCCTCGTGACCCATGTGCCCGGCGGACTCGGCATCATCGAGAGCGTCGTGACGACCCTCATCCCGTCCGCGCACGTGATCGGCGCGGTGGTCGTGTTCCGGCTCGTCTACTTCGTCGTTCCGCTGGCCATCGGCACGATCCTGTTCCTCATCCTGGAGGTGCGCCGGGCCGCGCAGCGCCGGGCGGCCGAGCGTCAGGCCTGA